A stretch of Phoenix dactylifera cultivar Barhee BC4 chromosome 16, palm_55x_up_171113_PBpolish2nd_filt_p, whole genome shotgun sequence DNA encodes these proteins:
- the LOC120104123 gene encoding uncharacterized protein LOC120104123, with protein sequence MSNLTKLEFVALDISGKNYLSWTLDAEIHLDAMNLGETIKEGNDASLQDRAKTMIFLRHHLHESLKAEYLTVKDPYVLWTNLKERYDHQKYTILPKAHYEWIHLRLQDFKTVSEYNSAVFRITSQLKLCGEKITEQDLLEKTYSTFHASNVLLQRQYRERGFKRYSELISCLLVAEQNNELLMKNHQSRPTGSDPFPEVNAASSVHHRHDRGHSHGRGRGRSRGRGRNKHWYRGGYHGINFKKSANKEEKPHNSSKNKESDCYRCGMKEHWSRTCRTAKHLVDLYQASLKGKGNDVETNFVEDQDPLNITNLDVSDFFENDDGKFEHLSGDGNVLYD encoded by the coding sequence ATGTCAAATCTCACCAAGCTTGAATTTGTAGCTCTTGACATATCCGGCAAAAATTATTTGTCATGGACTCTTGATGCCGAGATCCATTTGGACGCAATGAATCTTGGAGAAACTATAAAAGAAGGAAATGACGCATCCCTGCAGGATCGCGCCAAAACAATGATCTTCCTTCGCCACCATCTCCATGAAAGCTTGAAAGCCGAATATCTTACAGTGAAAGATCCATATGTCCTTTGGACAAATTTGAAAGAGAGATATGATCATCAGAAATATACGATCCTTCCAAAAGCCCACTACGAATGGATTCACCTACGGCTGCAGGATTTTAAAACTGTAAGCGAGTATAATTCCGCAGTATTCAGAATTACCTCTCAGTTAAAATTATGCGGAGAAAAAATTACTGAACAGGATTTGTTAGAAAAAACATATTCTACTTTTCATGCCTCGAATGTGCTCCTGCAGCGGCAGTATCGAGAGCGGGGTTTTAAAAGATATTCTGAGCTGATATCATGCCTACTTGTTGCTGAGCAAAATAATGAACTTTtgatgaaaaatcatcaatcacGACCAACTGGTTCAGATCCATTCCCTGAAGTGAATGCTGCATCATCTGTTCATCATAGACATGACCGTGGTCATAGTCATGGACGTGGCCGTGGACGTAGTCGTGGCCGTGGTCGTAATAAGCATTGGTATCGTGGAGGCTACCATGGCATAAACTTTAAGAAATCAGCAAACAAGGAGGAGAAACCACATAACTCctctaaaaataaagaaagtgaTTGCTATCGATGTGGCATGAAAGAACATTGGTCACGTACCTGCCGTACGGCCAAACACCTTGTTGACCTTTACCAAGCTTCACTGAAAGGAAAAGGGAATGATGTAGAAACAAATTTTGTTGAAGATCAAGATCCACTGAACATCACCAATTTAGATGTCTCCGATTTTTTTGAGAATGATGATGGAAAGTTTGAACATCTGAGTGGTGATGGAAATGTTCTATATGATTAA
- the LOC103711459 gene encoding acanthoscurrin-2-like: MAFPGRDTGTLDGMRFPRPSCSSKAIGKGNIYGDGGDEHDLGFGSGAGGGYVFGGVVGGGKEICDGGGGGGGYIFDVLGGGGKEISDDDGGKILGFGGGGGRFIFGILGGGGKEISKGGGGKTLGFGGGGYVFGDTGGGKESCDGGGGKTIGFGGDAGGGYIFDVLGGGGKKISEGGGGKTAGFDCGASVGGGYIFGVPGGGGGKSIGGGGDGGGGRRGG, from the exons ATGGCTTTTCCTGGGCGGGACACTGGTACTCTTGATGGCATGCGCTTTCCACGACCTTCTTGTAGCTCAAAAGCTATAGGAAAAGGCAATATATA TGGCGACGGTGGAGATGAGCACGACCTCGGCTTTGGTAGTGGTGCTGGTGGTGGatatgtttttggtggcgtCGTTGGAGGTGGGAAAGAAATCTGTGATGGTGGTGGCGGTGGCGGCGGATACATTTTTGATGTTCTTGGAGGGGGTGGTAAAGAAATCTCTGATGATGATGGAGGTAAGATTCTTGGctttggtggtggtggtggtaggTTCATATTTGGTATTCTTGGAGGAGGTGGCAAAGAAATCTCGAAGGGTGGTGGAGGTAAGACTCTTGGATTTGGTGGTGGTGGATATGTTTTTGGTGACACTGGGGGTGGTAAAGAAAGCTGTGATGGTGGTGGAGGTAAGACCATTGGCTTCGGTGGTGATGCTGGTGGTGGATACATATTTGATGTTCTAGGAGGAGGTGGTAAAAAAATCTCTGAGGGTGGTGGAGGTAAAACCGCTGGCTTTGATTGTGGTGCTAGCGTTGGTGGTGGATACATTTTCGGTGTTCCTGGAGGAGGCGGAGGTAAGAGCATTGGCGGCGGCGGAGATGGTGGCGGTGGCCGGAGAGGTGGATAG